Proteins from a genomic interval of Piscinibacter sp. HJYY11:
- a CDS encoding acyl-CoA thioesterase — MIPNTHQLTMTVLMTPDMANFSGNVHGGTILKLMDQVAYACASRYSGRYVVTLSVDHVTFREPIHVGELVTFLASVNYTGRTSMEVGIKVMAENIQERTTRHANSCFFTMVAMDEGRPVEVPTLVPANDVEATRHLQAMRRRKLRLQAQNET, encoded by the coding sequence ATGATCCCCAACACCCACCAGCTGACGATGACGGTGCTGATGACACCCGACATGGCCAACTTCAGCGGCAACGTGCACGGCGGCACCATCCTCAAGCTGATGGACCAGGTGGCCTATGCCTGTGCGAGCCGCTACAGCGGGCGCTATGTCGTCACGCTGTCGGTCGACCACGTGACCTTCCGCGAGCCCATCCACGTGGGCGAACTCGTCACCTTCCTCGCGAGCGTCAACTACACCGGCCGCACCTCGATGGAGGTCGGCATCAAGGTGATGGCCGAAAACATCCAGGAGCGCACGACCCGCCACGCCAACAGCTGCTTCTTCACGATGGTGGCCATGGACGAAGGCCGGCCCGTGGAAGTGCCGACCCTGGTGCCCGCCAACGACGTGGAGGCCACGCGTCACCTGCAGGCCATGCGCCGCCGCAAGCTGCGGCTGCAGGCGCAGAACGAGACCTGA
- a CDS encoding ABC transporter substrate-binding protein, with the protein MRYARILLKAMGALAMLLCAQAARADIVIGQTSGFTGQVKGSVEELSFGAKLYLDFVNASGGVNGQRIRLVQLDDKFDPKLAAANAEALIVKEGAVALFLSRGTPHTQAVLPHLAKHRVPLIAPSTGAMVLHQPPHPYVFNVRATYQREAMRAIEHLGVTGLSRVAVLHVKDSFGADAVVGALKGFENIGKSPVVVHEFERENPVFYGVAMKVLHSRAQAALIIGSATAVVDATKAIRAAGSSAQIITLSNNASGAFIKQMGEHARGTIVTQVFPYERASGPRFVRHALELAKGKGKTELSPAMLEGFAAAKVLVEAIKRAGKDPTRAALLAALHGMQRLDIGGLELSYSPTDHTGFDFVDLSIIAADGRFTR; encoded by the coding sequence ATGCGGTACGCACGGATTCTGCTGAAGGCAATGGGCGCCCTGGCGATGCTCTTGTGCGCCCAGGCCGCACGAGCCGACATCGTGATCGGCCAGACCAGCGGCTTCACCGGCCAGGTGAAAGGCAGCGTCGAAGAGTTGTCGTTCGGGGCGAAGCTGTACCTTGACTTCGTCAACGCCAGCGGCGGTGTCAACGGGCAGCGCATCCGCCTGGTCCAGCTGGACGACAAGTTCGACCCCAAGCTCGCAGCGGCCAACGCGGAAGCCTTGATCGTCAAGGAGGGCGCGGTGGCGCTCTTCCTGAGCCGGGGCACGCCGCACACCCAGGCCGTGCTGCCGCATCTCGCCAAGCACCGGGTGCCCTTGATCGCACCGTCGACCGGCGCCATGGTGCTGCACCAGCCGCCGCACCCGTATGTGTTCAACGTGCGGGCGACCTACCAGCGCGAGGCCATGCGGGCCATCGAGCACCTGGGGGTGACCGGGCTCAGCCGCGTGGCGGTCCTGCACGTGAAGGACTCGTTCGGGGCCGATGCCGTGGTGGGGGCGCTGAAGGGCTTCGAGAACATCGGCAAGAGCCCGGTGGTCGTGCACGAGTTCGAGCGCGAGAACCCGGTGTTCTACGGCGTGGCGATGAAGGTGCTGCACAGCCGGGCGCAGGCGGCGCTGATCATCGGCTCGGCGACCGCGGTGGTCGATGCCACCAAGGCGATCCGTGCGGCGGGCTCGTCGGCGCAGATCATCACCTTGTCCAACAACGCCTCGGGCGCGTTCATCAAGCAGATGGGCGAGCATGCGCGCGGCACGATCGTGACGCAGGTCTTCCCGTACGAGCGGGCCTCCGGGCCGCGCTTCGTGCGGCACGCGCTCGAGCTGGCCAAGGGCAAGGGCAAGACCGAGCTGTCGCCCGCCATGCTGGAAGGCTTTGCCGCGGCGAAGGTGCTGGTCGAAGCGATCAAGCGGGCCGGGAAAGACCCGACACGCGCGGCCTTGCTTGCTGCACTGCACGGCATGCAGAGGCTCGACATCGGGGGGCTGGAGCTGTCGTATTCGCCGACGGACCACACGGGTTTCGACTTCGTCGACCTGTCCATCATCGCCGCCGACGGAAGGTTCACGCGTTGA
- a CDS encoding tripartite tricarboxylate transporter substrate binding protein BugE yields MTLKSTTRILLAAALASVSLVAAAADYPDKPVRVIVPFAPGGTTDIIARVVADQMQAVMGQPMIVENKGGAGGMLGATEIAKAPADGYTVGIATVSTTAAVPSLNPKTPYDPTVDFTSIINIAATPNVLAVHPSFPAKDFKAFLELVKANPGKYSFASSGAGGIGHLQMELFKSITKTFITHIPYRGAGPALTDTIAGQVPMIFDNLPSALPFIKDNRLLPIAVAAPQRLPMLPNVPTFKELGLEPVNRMAYYGFHGPKNLPRPVVAKLHASVKKVLENPTTRKRIEETGAIIIGNTPEQFAAETKAEYAVYKRVVEQQKLKLD; encoded by the coding sequence ATGACCCTCAAGTCCACGACAAGAATTCTTCTGGCTGCGGCGCTGGCCAGCGTCTCTCTGGTTGCTGCGGCGGCCGACTACCCCGACAAGCCGGTGCGCGTGATCGTGCCGTTTGCGCCCGGCGGCACCACCGACATCATTGCGCGCGTGGTGGCCGACCAGATGCAGGCGGTGATGGGCCAGCCGATGATCGTGGAGAACAAGGGTGGCGCGGGCGGCATGCTCGGGGCCACCGAGATCGCCAAGGCGCCTGCCGACGGCTACACGGTCGGCATCGCGACGGTGTCGACGACCGCGGCCGTGCCGTCGCTCAACCCCAAGACGCCGTACGACCCGACGGTCGACTTCACGTCGATCATCAACATCGCCGCCACGCCCAACGTGCTCGCGGTGCACCCGTCGTTCCCGGCGAAGGACTTCAAGGCCTTCCTCGAGCTCGTGAAGGCCAACCCGGGCAAGTATTCGTTCGCCAGCTCGGGCGCAGGTGGCATCGGGCACCTGCAGATGGAGTTGTTCAAGTCGATCACCAAGACCTTCATCACGCACATTCCCTACCGCGGCGCAGGCCCGGCCCTGACCGACACGATCGCGGGGCAGGTGCCGATGATCTTCGACAACCTGCCCTCGGCGCTGCCCTTCATCAAGGACAACCGCCTGCTGCCGATCGCCGTGGCCGCGCCTCAGCGCCTGCCCATGCTGCCCAACGTGCCGACCTTCAAGGAGCTGGGCCTCGAGCCGGTGAACCGCATGGCGTACTACGGCTTCCACGGCCCGAAGAACCTGCCGCGGCCCGTGGTCGCGAAGCTGCACGCGTCGGTGAAGAAGGTGCTGGAGAACCCCACGACGCGCAAGCGCATTGAGGAGACCGGCGCGATCATCATCGGCAACACCCCTGAACAGTTTGCGGCCGAGACCAAGGCCGAGTACGCCGTCTACAAGCGCGTGGTGGAGCAGCAGAAGCTCAAGCTCGACTGA
- a CDS encoding FAD-binding domain-containing protein: MQAPAPTLAAAHQRIAAVRPEVYARTRNALDGAVSGLSPYITHGFVSLSDVLSGVSARHSLQVQHRFVYELGWRAYFRHQWQHHGEGIFRSLHEGPLHDGAYAMALPADIREGRTGVQAIDQAVRTLYRTGLLHNHARMWLASYVVHLRKVHWRAGADWLYGHLLDGDLASNHLSWQWVAGTASHKPYLFNADNVARHAPSEWHSAGSVVDTSYEVLDRIAHTASERSAVEPTAREDDPCPEPERFTAPPAGLGTKAPNAAVAAGYDVWIVHPWNLGALPDSLPDRCRVIGIFTTDFHRAWPWTERRWRFVGERMAELTSECWYGDANAVGAALQGAMSVCTVDDPHLSPWLRDTADCAPAPRLFPHINQRCDSFSQWWARASLGLNSAADLLALAQRTAE; encoded by the coding sequence ATGCAGGCCCCAGCGCCCACGCTTGCCGCGGCACACCAGCGGATTGCCGCCGTTCGGCCCGAGGTATACGCGCGCACCCGCAACGCGCTCGACGGCGCGGTCAGTGGACTGTCGCCCTATATCACCCATGGCTTCGTGTCGCTCAGTGACGTCCTGTCCGGCGTGTCGGCGCGGCATTCGCTCCAGGTGCAGCACAGGTTCGTCTACGAGCTGGGTTGGCGTGCCTACTTCCGCCACCAGTGGCAGCACCACGGCGAGGGCATCTTCCGCTCGCTGCACGAGGGCCCGCTGCACGACGGCGCCTACGCCATGGCCCTGCCGGCCGACATCCGAGAGGGCCGCACCGGCGTTCAGGCCATCGATCAGGCGGTGCGCACGCTCTACCGCACAGGCCTGCTGCACAACCATGCGCGCATGTGGCTCGCGAGCTATGTGGTGCACCTTCGAAAGGTGCATTGGCGTGCCGGCGCCGACTGGTTGTACGGCCACCTGCTCGATGGTGACCTCGCCAGCAACCATCTCAGCTGGCAGTGGGTCGCCGGCACCGCAAGCCACAAGCCCTACCTCTTCAATGCCGACAACGTGGCACGGCATGCACCTTCGGAGTGGCACAGCGCTGGCAGCGTGGTCGACACCTCGTACGAGGTACTCGACCGCATCGCCCACACGGCATCGGAGCGGAGCGCCGTGGAACCCACCGCCCGCGAGGACGACCCGTGCCCGGAACCTGAACGGTTCACCGCCCCGCCCGCCGGGCTCGGCACCAAGGCGCCGAATGCCGCGGTCGCCGCCGGCTACGACGTCTGGATCGTGCACCCCTGGAATCTGGGCGCCCTGCCCGACTCCTTGCCCGACAGGTGTCGGGTGATCGGCATTTTCACCACCGACTTTCACCGCGCCTGGCCCTGGACCGAGCGGCGCTGGCGTTTTGTCGGCGAGCGCATGGCCGAGCTGACGTCAGAGTGCTGGTACGGGGATGCAAACGCCGTCGGCGCCGCCCTGCAAGGCGCGATGAGCGTGTGCACCGTCGATGATCCGCACCTCTCACCATGGCTCAGGGACACGGCCGACTGCGCGCCCGCCCCGAGGCTCTTTCCGCACATCAACCAGCGCTGCGATTCCTTCAGCCAATGGTGGGCACGCGCGAGCCTTGGCCTGAACTCGGCGGCAGACCTCCTGGCGCTCGCTCAGCGGACCGCTGAATGA
- a CDS encoding sigma-54 dependent transcriptional regulator translates to MSQGAAHAATVMLVEDDAVVRKACEQALSLSSIGVRAFASAEAALEEFHQVQPSVVVTDVRLPGIDGLKFLEELHGRNKDLPIIVVTGHGDVSMAVEAMRDGAYDFIEKPFSSERLVESVRRGHERYSLIAENRRLRERLPSADKSAVIGQSSAILRVRRLISALAPTDVDILLIGETGAGKEVVAKQLHDESRRTGHFVALNCGALPESVIESEIFGHEAGSFTGAHKRRIGKIEHANRGTLFLDEIESMTPAMQTRLLRVLQEREIQRLGSNESVPVDCRVIAAAKGDLKLLSDQGRFRADLYYRLNVASIEIAPLRERLDDIPLLATHFIQCAAERYRVEPPELTVEVLMRWQQHHWPGNVRELKNASERFCLGLDDGVAAARSSGYSLAARLDVLERSMISEALRNAGGNVGKAADLLQMPRKTLYDKLHRHALVPADFSTEPGKGGAR, encoded by the coding sequence ATGAGCCAAGGTGCTGCACACGCGGCGACGGTGATGCTCGTTGAAGACGACGCCGTGGTGCGCAAGGCCTGCGAGCAGGCCTTGTCGCTCTCGTCGATCGGCGTGCGGGCCTTCGCAAGTGCAGAGGCCGCGCTGGAAGAGTTCCACCAGGTCCAGCCGAGCGTCGTCGTGACCGATGTCCGCCTGCCCGGCATCGACGGCCTGAAGTTCCTCGAAGAGCTCCACGGCCGCAACAAGGACCTCCCCATCATCGTGGTCACCGGCCACGGCGACGTGAGCATGGCCGTCGAGGCCATGCGCGACGGGGCCTACGACTTCATCGAGAAGCCGTTCTCGTCGGAACGGCTGGTGGAGTCGGTGCGGCGCGGCCACGAGCGCTATTCGCTGATCGCCGAGAACCGCCGTCTGCGCGAGCGCCTGCCCTCGGCCGACAAGTCGGCCGTCATCGGTCAGAGCAGCGCCATCCTGCGGGTGCGCCGCCTCATCAGCGCCCTGGCACCAACCGACGTCGACATCCTCCTCATCGGCGAGACCGGTGCCGGCAAGGAGGTGGTGGCCAAGCAGCTGCACGACGAGAGCCGGCGCACCGGCCATTTCGTGGCGCTCAATTGCGGCGCCTTGCCCGAGTCGGTCATCGAGAGCGAGATCTTCGGCCACGAAGCCGGCTCGTTCACCGGCGCCCACAAGCGGCGCATCGGCAAGATCGAGCACGCCAACCGCGGCACCCTCTTCCTCGACGAGATCGAGTCGATGACACCGGCGATGCAGACCCGACTGCTGCGGGTGCTGCAGGAGCGCGAGATCCAGCGCCTGGGCAGCAATGAATCCGTTCCGGTCGACTGCAGGGTGATCGCGGCTGCGAAGGGAGACCTGAAGCTGCTGTCCGACCAGGGCCGGTTCCGCGCCGACCTGTACTACCGGCTGAACGTTGCCTCGATCGAGATCGCCCCGCTGCGCGAGCGCCTGGACGACATCCCGCTGCTCGCCACGCATTTCATCCAGTGCGCGGCCGAGCGCTACCGCGTCGAGCCGCCCGAGCTCACGGTAGAGGTGCTCATGCGATGGCAGCAGCACCACTGGCCGGGCAACGTGCGAGAGCTGAAGAACGCGTCGGAACGCTTCTGCCTGGGGCTGGACGATGGCGTGGCGGCCGCCAGGAGCAGCGGCTACTCGCTGGCCGCCCGGCTCGACGTGCTGGAGCGCTCGATGATCAGCGAAGCCCTGCGCAACGCGGGCGGCAACGTCGGCAAGGCAGCCGACCTGCTGCAGATGCCGCGCAAGACGCTCTACGACAAGCTGCACCGCCACGCTTTGGTGCCGGCCGACTTCTCGACCGAGCCCGGCAAGGGCGGCGCGCGCTGA
- a CDS encoding NAD(P)-binding protein — protein MSLNFPRTVAVIGAGMSGAACAHALTLAGHAVHVFDKSRGAGGRLATRRFQWVERDGHASSTRLDHGAIGITARTAAFQSFVDDAVRAGELAAWAPVMAEGSLPLETNGPLHVPLPDMPAPCRRLLEAVPATWSFPVDTLQRGPLGWQLESAAQRHPATFDAVVLAIPPAQAAPLIGPHRPDWARHASVVTIQPCWTLMGVADAPDPAPTWDAARPPSGPLAWVLRNDARPGRPRVPGKAHWVVHARAGWSRRYLEQPACWVQLQLQSALGDWLQQPVDWHQSVVHRWRYALPAQHPVQPDPPFWWDDAQGLGVCGDFLGGAGVEGAWLSGRALANAMLQAEHQAACEELKHGFDAWRHHKAGGG, from the coding sequence GTGTCATTGAACTTCCCCAGAACCGTGGCCGTCATCGGTGCCGGCATGTCCGGCGCTGCATGCGCGCATGCCCTGACGCTCGCCGGCCACGCGGTTCACGTCTTCGACAAGTCACGCGGGGCCGGCGGGCGCCTGGCCACGCGTCGCTTCCAATGGGTGGAACGAGACGGGCACGCGAGCTCCACGCGGCTCGACCATGGGGCGATCGGCATCACGGCGCGTACCGCCGCGTTCCAGTCCTTCGTCGACGATGCCGTGCGCGCAGGCGAACTGGCGGCCTGGGCGCCCGTGATGGCCGAGGGCAGCCTGCCCCTGGAAACGAATGGGCCGTTGCACGTGCCCCTGCCGGACATGCCGGCGCCGTGCCGCCGCCTGCTGGAAGCTGTGCCTGCCACCTGGTCGTTTCCCGTCGACACGCTGCAGCGCGGCCCGCTTGGCTGGCAACTCGAATCGGCCGCACAACGCCACCCCGCGACCTTCGATGCCGTCGTGCTGGCCATCCCGCCCGCACAGGCGGCGCCCCTGATCGGCCCGCACCGGCCGGACTGGGCCCGCCACGCAAGCGTCGTGACGATTCAGCCCTGCTGGACCTTGATGGGCGTCGCGGATGCCCCGGATCCTGCCCCGACCTGGGATGCGGCACGGCCGCCGAGCGGGCCGCTCGCCTGGGTGCTGCGCAACGACGCCCGCCCTGGCAGGCCGCGCGTGCCCGGCAAGGCGCACTGGGTCGTGCACGCCCGCGCGGGTTGGAGTCGCCGCTACCTGGAGCAGCCGGCCTGCTGGGTCCAGCTGCAGTTGCAGTCGGCGCTCGGTGACTGGCTCCAGCAGCCGGTCGACTGGCACCAGAGCGTCGTGCACCGCTGGCGCTATGCACTTCCAGCGCAGCACCCGGTGCAACCGGATCCGCCGTTCTGGTGGGACGACGCGCAAGGGCTGGGCGTCTGCGGCGACTTTCTTGGCGGCGCTGGGGTGGAAGGCGCCTGGTTGTCGGGGCGTGCCTTGGCGAATGCGATGCTGCAGGCGGAGCACCAGGCCGCCTGCGAGGAACTGAAGCACGGCTTCGACGCGTGGCGCCACCACAAGGCCGGGGGCGGCTGA
- a CDS encoding ATP-binding protein: protein MRSTSRPTQGWPRFSWTVMAFIACVALGLFAYRFLLESRLQDQQRSGAKRLEFFTLTLDAVLTRHEVLPGVLGLERQLAALLDAPDESTRAAANLFLQAAAAKAQVSAVYLIDDTGVTLAASNWNQKTSFVGRNYGFRPYFLDARDGRLGRFYGVGVTSGEAGYFLAAQILTPRGATGVIAVKVTLDGFEEAMRQSGETVLLADHEGVVFLSSAPEWKYRALGVLSEAVRERFRQTHQYGDAKLLPISDREEAISPFGTATLTRGGTARDYTVIGHPIGPLGWQMLLLVDPQEAHRSALTGALVVTLSGGLLLALAVQWDLRRRRRNDRHAAEARLSAVHAELEGRIAQRTLALSDANAQLERKVAELKSAEAIVRETQDKAVQAGKLAVLGQLSAGMSHELNQPLTALLTLSSNGSKLLQQGRIPEVQENLTLISEVAARMGRTITQLKAFARKAPTSADRVHVVNAVSQAAMLVEPRRDELQATIDQHQVPPDLWVKADETRLAQVLVNLLRNGLDEVAGQDKRHIDISAERVDDRVILRVRDSGPGIAPDVLPHLFEPFFTTKPAGEGLGLGLALSLGIIQSMGGRLQARSTRAGAEFSIELEAA from the coding sequence GTGAGGAGCACGAGCCGCCCGACCCAGGGTTGGCCGCGCTTTTCATGGACGGTGATGGCGTTCATCGCCTGCGTGGCGCTCGGCTTGTTTGCCTATCGGTTCCTGCTCGAGAGCCGCTTGCAGGACCAGCAGCGCAGCGGCGCGAAGCGCCTCGAGTTCTTCACGCTCACGCTCGATGCGGTGCTCACGCGCCACGAAGTGCTGCCCGGCGTGCTCGGCCTCGAGCGGCAACTGGCCGCGCTTCTCGATGCGCCGGACGAGTCCACCCGCGCGGCCGCCAACCTCTTCCTGCAGGCGGCGGCCGCGAAGGCGCAGGTCAGCGCCGTCTACCTGATCGACGACACCGGCGTCACGCTCGCCGCCAGCAACTGGAACCAGAAGACGAGCTTCGTCGGGCGCAACTACGGCTTCCGCCCCTACTTCCTCGACGCGCGGGACGGCCGCCTCGGCCGCTTCTATGGGGTCGGCGTGACCAGCGGCGAGGCGGGCTACTTCCTGGCCGCGCAGATCCTCACGCCGCGCGGCGCGACCGGCGTGATCGCGGTGAAGGTCACGCTCGACGGCTTCGAGGAAGCCATGCGCCAGAGCGGCGAGACGGTGCTCCTGGCCGACCACGAAGGCGTGGTCTTCCTGAGCTCGGCGCCGGAGTGGAAGTACCGCGCGCTGGGGGTGTTGTCGGAGGCGGTGCGCGAGCGCTTCCGGCAGACCCACCAGTACGGAGACGCGAAGCTGCTGCCGATCTCCGACCGCGAAGAGGCCATCTCGCCTTTCGGCACGGCCACCCTCACCCGCGGCGGCACGGCGCGCGACTACACCGTCATCGGCCACCCCATCGGCCCGCTTGGCTGGCAGATGCTGCTGCTGGTCGACCCCCAGGAAGCGCACCGCTCGGCCTTGACGGGTGCGCTCGTCGTCACGCTGAGCGGCGGCCTGCTGCTGGCGCTCGCGGTGCAGTGGGACTTGCGCCGCCGCAGGCGCAATGACCGCCACGCGGCCGAGGCGCGGCTGAGCGCCGTCCACGCCGAGCTCGAAGGGCGCATCGCACAGCGCACGCTGGCGCTGTCGGACGCCAACGCGCAACTCGAGCGCAAGGTGGCTGAACTCAAAAGCGCCGAAGCGATCGTGCGCGAGACCCAGGACAAGGCGGTGCAAGCCGGCAAGCTCGCGGTGCTCGGGCAGCTTTCTGCCGGCATGAGCCATGAGCTCAACCAGCCGCTCACCGCCTTGCTGACGCTGTCGTCCAATGGGTCGAAGCTGCTGCAGCAGGGGCGCATTCCCGAAGTGCAGGAGAACCTCACGCTCATCAGCGAGGTGGCGGCCCGCATGGGGCGGACCATCACGCAGCTCAAGGCGTTTGCGCGCAAGGCACCCACCTCGGCAGACCGTGTGCACGTCGTCAACGCGGTGTCGCAGGCCGCGATGCTGGTCGAGCCACGGCGAGACGAGCTGCAGGCCACCATCGACCAGCACCAGGTGCCGCCTGACCTGTGGGTCAAGGCCGACGAAACACGGCTGGCCCAGGTGCTCGTCAACCTGCTGCGCAACGGGCTCGATGAAGTGGCCGGCCAGGACAAGCGCCACATCGACATCAGCGCGGAGCGTGTCGACGACCGCGTGATCCTGCGCGTGCGCGACTCGGGGCCCGGCATCGCGCCCGACGTGCTGCCCCACCTCTTCGAGCCCTTCTTCACCACCAAGCCGGCCGGCGAAGGGCTGGGCCTCGGGCTCGCGCTGTCACTGGGCATCATCCAAAGCATGGGCGGCCGCCTGCAAGCCCGCAGCACCCGCGCGGGGGCCGAGTTCTCCATCGAGCTGGAGGCCGCATGA
- a CDS encoding cryptochrome/photolyase family protein, translating into MRHLIVVLGDQLDLDASGFDGFDTGLDAVWMAEVQEESTHVWSSKARIALFLSAMRHFALALQAAGRTTHYTRLDVPGNAGTLAAQLHADIQRLRPAGLVMTAPGDWRVLQAIKSVAEANRLPLDIREDRHFFCSVREFAAHARGRKSLRMEYFYREQRRRHRVLMEGDGPSAEPIGGQWNFDADNREAFGADGPGAVPPRARFEPDAVTREVLELVRTRFAEHPGELDSFAWPVTREQALQSLQRFIAQRLTHFGRYQDAMWPGDPWLHHSHLSAALNLKLLNPREVVAAAEAAFQQGQAPLASVEGFIRQILGWREYVRGVYWTQMPRYLERNALQARHDLPAWYWNGATDMACLRDALTQTLAHGYANHIQRLMVTGLYALMLGVEPRQVHAWYLAVYVDAVEWVELPNTLGMSQYADGGVIGSKPYIATGRYIQRMSPHCKGCRYDPEQRAGADACPFTTLYWDFLMRHDTELAGNARMALQVKNVARLTDAQRREIRERASAIRRGEVGGA; encoded by the coding sequence ATGCGCCACCTGATCGTCGTGCTGGGCGACCAGCTCGACCTCGACGCCTCAGGCTTCGACGGCTTCGACACCGGCCTCGACGCGGTCTGGATGGCCGAGGTGCAAGAAGAGTCGACGCACGTGTGGTCGAGCAAGGCGCGCATTGCGCTCTTCCTCTCCGCGATGCGTCACTTTGCATTGGCCCTGCAGGCCGCCGGCCGCACGACGCACTACACCCGGCTCGATGTGCCTGGCAACGCCGGCACGCTGGCCGCCCAGCTGCACGCCGACATCCAGCGCCTGCGTCCTGCGGGCCTGGTCATGACGGCGCCGGGCGACTGGCGGGTGCTGCAGGCGATCAAGTCGGTGGCCGAGGCCAACCGCCTGCCGCTGGACATCCGCGAGGACCGGCATTTCTTCTGCAGCGTTCGCGAGTTCGCGGCCCATGCCAGGGGCCGCAAGTCGCTGCGCATGGAGTACTTCTACCGCGAGCAGCGACGGCGCCACCGCGTGCTGATGGAAGGCGATGGCCCGTCGGCCGAGCCCATCGGCGGCCAGTGGAACTTCGATGCCGACAACCGCGAAGCGTTCGGTGCCGACGGTCCGGGCGCGGTGCCGCCGCGTGCACGCTTCGAGCCCGATGCCGTCACGCGGGAGGTGCTCGAACTCGTCCGCACGCGCTTCGCCGAGCACCCGGGCGAGCTCGACAGCTTTGCCTGGCCCGTGACACGCGAGCAGGCGCTGCAGTCGCTGCAGCGCTTCATCGCACAGCGGCTGACCCACTTCGGCCGCTACCAGGATGCGATGTGGCCAGGCGACCCGTGGCTCCATCATTCACACCTGTCGGCCGCCCTCAACCTGAAGCTGCTGAACCCGCGCGAGGTGGTGGCTGCGGCGGAAGCGGCGTTTCAGCAAGGGCAGGCGCCCCTGGCCAGCGTCGAAGGCTTCATCCGACAGATCCTCGGATGGCGCGAGTACGTGCGCGGCGTGTACTGGACACAGATGCCACGCTACCTGGAGCGCAACGCCCTGCAGGCCCGACACGACCTGCCCGCCTGGTACTGGAACGGCGCCACCGACATGGCCTGCCTGCGCGACGCCCTCACCCAGACGCTTGCCCATGGGTACGCCAACCACATCCAGCGCCTGATGGTCACCGGCCTCTACGCGCTGATGCTCGGTGTGGAGCCCCGGCAGGTCCACGCCTGGTACCTGGCGGTGTACGTCGACGCGGTCGAGTGGGTCGAACTGCCCAACACGCTCGGCATGAGCCAGTACGCCGACGGCGGCGTGATTGGCAGCAAGCCCTACATCGCCACCGGCCGGTACATCCAGCGCATGAGCCCGCACTGCAAGGGCTGCCGCTACGACCCCGAACAGCGCGCGGGCGCAGACGCCTGCCCCTTCACCACCCTCTATTGGGACTTCCTCATGCGCCACGACACCGAACTCGCCGGCAACGCCCGCATGGCGCTGCAGGTGAAGAACGTGGCGCGGCTGACCGACGCACAGCGGCGCGAGATCCGCGAACGTGCATCGGCCATCCGCCGGGGCGAGGTGGGTGGCGCGTGA
- a CDS encoding MerR family transcriptional regulator — MGRTKSSATGGQGASAGQGTLHRSGAVARMLRMPVATLRVWERRYSLTQPQLSPSGQRLYSGDDVRRLALIKQLTEVGHAIGSLAALDMAQLQRVASTHAQTLATTQGRNTGEASAGPPARAWRLAVIGPALGLRLRRPGLLRRLGRPVSLLGPYDTAAQAAAALTSSDVDAVLLHEPRLHDDWLAALDAAAPSLAGVPKLVLYGFAADAVCEALANAGATLLRGPQPDAVLAQWLNGLAQRPDRAQPLTERRTMQTQPVPPRRWDDAALADFASLSTTVACECPRHVSELLVQLSHFEAYSAECEHRSVADAQLHAYVKQVAAQSRALFEAALEQLALHEGLLLPGSSG; from the coding sequence ATGGGACGAACCAAGTCATCCGCCACGGGCGGGCAGGGGGCCAGTGCGGGGCAGGGGACGCTTCACCGCAGCGGTGCCGTCGCCCGGATGCTGCGGATGCCGGTGGCGACGCTGCGTGTGTGGGAGCGCCGCTACTCGCTCACGCAGCCGCAGTTGTCTCCGTCGGGCCAGCGGCTCTACTCGGGCGACGATGTGCGGCGCCTCGCATTGATCAAGCAGCTGACCGAGGTGGGCCACGCCATCGGCAGCTTGGCGGCGCTCGACATGGCGCAGCTGCAACGTGTCGCGTCCACACACGCGCAGACCTTGGCCACCACGCAAGGTCGCAACACCGGCGAGGCGTCCGCAGGGCCTCCCGCCCGGGCCTGGCGGCTGGCGGTGATCGGGCCCGCGCTTGGGCTTCGGCTGCGGCGGCCGGGTCTGTTGCGGCGCCTCGGGCGGCCCGTCTCCTTGCTGGGCCCGTACGACACGGCGGCACAGGCCGCCGCGGCGCTCACAAGTTCGGACGTCGATGCCGTGTTGTTGCACGAGCCTCGGCTTCACGACGATTGGCTCGCCGCGCTTGACGCGGCGGCGCCTTCACTTGCCGGCGTGCCGAAGCTGGTGCTCTACGGCTTTGCAGCCGACGCCGTCTGCGAGGCGCTGGCGAATGCTGGCGCGACGCTGCTGCGCGGTCCGCAGCCCGACGCCGTGCTGGCACAGTGGCTCAACGGCCTGGCGCAGAGGCCCGATCGGGCCCAGCCGCTGACGGAGCGGCGCACGATGCAGACGCAGCCGGTGCCGCCACGCCGTTGGGACGACGCGGCGCTCGCTGACTTTGCGAGCCTGTCGACGACGGTGGCCTGTGAATGCCCGCGCCATGTGTCCGAACTGTTGGTGCAGCTGTCGCACTTCGAGGCCTACAGCGCGGAGTGCGAGCACCGCAGCGTGGCCGATGCGCAACTTCACGCGTACGTAAAGCAAGTCGCTGCGCAATCGCGAGCGCTGTTCGAGGCGGCATTGGAACAGCTGGCGCTGCATGAAGGCTTGTTGC